The following are encoded together in the Parabacteroides chongii genome:
- a CDS encoding sugar-binding domain-containing protein: MKKYLLILLSFLALTACRQADNKQSLQGEWRFALDRNDRGLAEQWYTRSLTDTIHLPGSLQEQGYGDEVGIETPWTGQIVDKSWYDSPLYEKFRQPGNIKVPFWLNPDRHYVGVAWYQKEIDIPASWNGSPVQLELERTHWETTLFLDGVEMGKHESLSTPYRHTFKELTPGKHTLTLRVDNRVNIEVGVNAHSVSDHTQSNWNGVIGMISLTAKPSLYIDDIQIYPNIADKTIKVAVSLDGTTTTNDATLLLQVEKKDGGVVGKPHKVTINPEAGMTQEITLSMGEDALLWSEHSPNLYTLCAVVESDGKKEEQYRTFGLREFKANGTRFEVNGHPVFLRGTLECCIFPLTGYPATDRAYWTKIYNQCKSYGLNHVRFHSWCPPEAAFAVADSMGFYLQVECAGWATVGDGGYSDQWFREESDRILKEYGNHPSFCLMAYGNEPGGANQVKYLSELIDHWKSKDLRRAYTSAGGWPYVENADYWNAPDPRIQGWGEGLRSIINAQPPRTDYNFAHIIRENMPTVSHEIGQWCVYPNLKEIDKYTGILKAKNFEIFRETLKDHHMADLADAFLYASGRLQTLCYKADIEAALRTPGFAGFQLLDLHDFPGQGTALVGVLDPFWDEKGYVTGKEYSTFCNNTVPLIRFPKMVWLNNETLNVPIEIAHFGEKPLQAAHINWQISDRVGNELAQGSFTKDLPLTNCIPAGEIKYALSGIGEPSQLIVSVEVKETNSKNQWNIWVYPAKQEAVEQLPYITSTLDNQTMVRLDKGENVLLLLTPGSILPEKGGDIRVGFSSIFWNTAWTNKQPPHTLGILCDPAHPALAAFPTEGYSDYQWWDLVSNCNAMVLDDFPADYRPVVQLIDDWFTNRKLGILLEGKVGNGKLMVCSADLQKDLDKRPAARQLRQSILQYMASNRFNPPASLDPALVKALYQK, from the coding sequence ATGAAAAAGTACTTGTTGATCTTACTTTCCTTTTTAGCTCTGACAGCCTGCCGTCAGGCAGATAATAAACAATCACTGCAAGGTGAATGGCGCTTTGCCCTCGACCGGAACGACCGGGGACTGGCAGAACAATGGTATACCCGGTCATTAACCGACACGATCCATCTGCCCGGCTCGCTTCAGGAACAAGGATACGGTGATGAGGTCGGGATTGAAACGCCTTGGACCGGACAGATCGTCGACAAGTCATGGTACGACTCCCCTTTATATGAGAAATTCCGCCAGCCGGGAAATATCAAAGTGCCTTTCTGGCTGAATCCGGACAGACATTATGTAGGAGTTGCCTGGTATCAGAAAGAGATCGATATACCTGCTTCATGGAACGGTAGTCCGGTACAACTTGAACTGGAACGTACGCATTGGGAAACGACACTCTTCCTCGACGGTGTCGAAATGGGAAAACACGAATCATTATCTACTCCCTATCGTCATACGTTCAAAGAGTTGACACCCGGAAAACATACGCTCACCCTTCGCGTAGACAACCGGGTCAATATTGAAGTCGGCGTAAATGCACACAGCGTTTCCGACCATACACAATCGAACTGGAACGGTGTGATCGGAATGATCAGCCTGACAGCCAAACCGTCCCTTTATATAGACGACATACAGATATATCCGAACATCGCCGATAAGACAATTAAAGTAGCCGTATCGTTGGACGGCACGACTACAACGAACGATGCCACCCTCCTTCTTCAAGTAGAGAAAAAAGACGGCGGTGTGGTTGGCAAACCTCATAAAGTCACCATCAACCCCGAAGCCGGGATGACACAGGAAATCACTCTATCTATGGGAGAAGATGCCCTGCTCTGGTCGGAACACAGTCCGAATCTTTACACACTATGTGCTGTCGTAGAGAGTGACGGAAAGAAAGAGGAGCAATACCGTACTTTCGGCCTCCGCGAGTTCAAGGCAAACGGTACACGTTTCGAAGTAAACGGTCACCCGGTATTCCTCCGGGGAACCCTGGAATGCTGTATATTCCCACTGACCGGATATCCCGCTACAGATCGCGCCTACTGGACAAAAATATATAACCAGTGTAAATCGTACGGTCTGAACCATGTCCGTTTCCACTCCTGGTGTCCTCCCGAAGCAGCCTTCGCCGTTGCCGACAGTATGGGATTCTATCTGCAGGTCGAATGTGCAGGTTGGGCAACCGTAGGCGACGGCGGTTACTCCGACCAGTGGTTCCGCGAAGAAAGCGACCGCATCCTGAAAGAATACGGCAACCATCCTTCTTTCTGCTTGATGGCCTACGGGAACGAACCGGGTGGAGCAAACCAGGTAAAATATCTTTCCGAACTGATCGACCACTGGAAATCGAAAGATCTACGCCGTGCCTACACAAGTGCTGGAGGATGGCCTTACGTAGAAAATGCAGACTACTGGAATGCCCCCGATCCGCGTATACAAGGATGGGGAGAAGGATTGCGCAGCATTATCAATGCCCAACCACCCCGTACCGACTACAACTTCGCTCATATCATCCGGGAAAATATGCCGACAGTCAGCCATGAGATCGGACAGTGGTGTGTATATCCGAACTTAAAAGAAATAGATAAATACACCGGAATCCTGAAAGCTAAAAACTTCGAGATATTCCGCGAAACACTGAAAGATCATCACATGGCCGACCTCGCCGATGCATTCCTGTATGCTTCCGGCCGGTTACAAACGCTTTGTTACAAAGCCGATATAGAAGCTGCGTTACGTACTCCGGGCTTTGCCGGTTTCCAGCTGCTCGACCTGCATGATTTCCCGGGGCAGGGAACAGCGCTTGTTGGCGTACTCGATCCTTTCTGGGATGAAAAAGGATATGTAACAGGCAAAGAATACAGCACATTCTGTAATAATACAGTTCCGCTTATCCGCTTTCCGAAAATGGTCTGGTTGAACAATGAGACATTGAACGTCCCGATCGAAATAGCCCATTTCGGAGAAAAGCCTTTACAGGCCGCCCATATCAACTGGCAGATCAGCGACCGTGTCGGCAATGAACTGGCACAAGGCAGTTTCACGAAAGACCTTCCGTTAACCAACTGTATCCCGGCTGGTGAAATCAAATATGCCCTCTCCGGTATCGGTGAACCGTCACAACTGATCGTCAGCGTCGAAGTGAAAGAGACAAACAGCAAGAACCAATGGAATATCTGGGTATATCCTGCCAAACAGGAAGCCGTAGAGCAACTGCCCTATATAACCTCTACACTCGATAACCAGACAATGGTACGCCTCGACAAAGGCGAAAATGTGCTGCTCCTGTTAACTCCTGGAAGTATCCTGCCGGAAAAAGGCGGAGATATCCGTGTCGGTTTCTCTTCCATCTTCTGGAATACCGCCTGGACAAACAAACAACCTCCCCACACATTGGGAATCCTCTGCGACCCGGCACATCCGGCACTGGCAGCCTTCCCTACCGAAGGATACAGCGATTATCAATGGTGGGACCTGGTAAGCAACTGCAATGCAATGGTACTGGATGACTTCCCGGCAGACTATCGTCCGGTAGTGCAGCTGATAGACGACTGGTTCACAAACCGGAAACTGGGAATCTTGCTGGAAGGCAAAGTAGGCAACGGCAAACTGATGGTATGCAGTGCAGACCTTCAAAAAGACCTGGATAAACGTCCGGCAGCACGCCAGCTCCGACAGAGTATCCTGCAATATATGGCATCCAACCGTTTCAATCCGCCTGCTTCGCTCGATCCGGCATTGGTGAAGGCTTTATATCAAAAATAA
- a CDS encoding RagB/SusD family nutrient uptake outer membrane protein codes for MNRINNICKQTAGIILAGLLFSCNDYLDREPLSQITPEYYLTEESQLASYINNVYPDILPSHNTDINWYGTFGWDVGTDNMIAKGDYKDYVPGELKTAQTGGDWEFTKIYKCNYFLGRVVDKWKAGEISGNEENVKHYIGEVYFLRAYEYFNKLQAFGDFPILHRPVIDEQEALTEASKRAPRNEVARFILADLDSAIVMLKDASPDGKKNRLSRNCAYLFKSRVALFEGTWLKYFRNTPFVPDGSGWPGKSKDYNANFQYPSGSIDNEIDYFLGQAMDAAKVVADAVSLTENNGILQQSTEDTPNPYYNMYADENMASYDEVLMWRQYDKGLGLTHGVVQFAQKGNAGQGITRGMVNTFLMANGLPIYATGSGYAGDDYVSDVRKERDGRLWLFLKEPGQTNVLYPSSDGTHATPVEPVPDITIGNADVYYSTGYAIRKGGNFDAKHCANFGSYTGSITFRAAEAYLNYIEASYERTGAIDGTAASYWRAIRTRAHLDTDYNKSIATTNMSEEGKYNWGAYSAGQLISPTLYNIRRERNCELMAEGFRHMDLKRWRAMDQLISNPYHIEGFKLWGPMKDWYKDSEGNSILIYGANDSRSNVSAPELSQYLRPQEVAGNSLIMQQGGFKWAMAHYLSPIAIQNFLNTSADGSDVATSPIYQNPGWPTTPNLGAENL; via the coding sequence ATGAACCGTATAAATAATATATGCAAACAGACAGCAGGCATTATCCTGGCCGGACTCTTATTCTCGTGTAACGATTATCTGGACAGAGAGCCGCTCTCACAAATCACACCCGAATATTACCTGACGGAAGAAAGCCAGTTGGCTTCCTATATAAATAATGTGTATCCGGATATCCTGCCTTCACACAACACAGACATCAATTGGTACGGCACATTCGGATGGGATGTCGGGACAGATAATATGATCGCCAAAGGTGATTATAAAGACTATGTTCCCGGCGAGTTAAAAACGGCACAGACCGGCGGCGACTGGGAGTTCACCAAGATATACAAATGTAATTATTTCCTCGGCAGGGTTGTGGATAAATGGAAAGCCGGAGAGATCAGCGGAAACGAAGAGAATGTGAAACATTATATCGGTGAAGTCTATTTCCTCCGTGCCTATGAATATTTCAATAAGCTACAAGCTTTCGGTGATTTCCCGATCCTTCACCGTCCGGTCATCGACGAACAGGAAGCGTTGACCGAAGCCAGTAAACGGGCACCACGGAACGAGGTGGCACGTTTCATCTTGGCTGACCTCGATTCGGCGATCGTTATGCTGAAAGACGCTTCGCCCGACGGCAAAAAGAACCGCCTCTCCCGTAACTGCGCCTATCTGTTCAAATCGAGAGTTGCATTGTTCGAGGGTACCTGGCTGAAGTATTTCCGCAATACCCCATTCGTGCCCGACGGTAGCGGATGGCCCGGAAAAAGTAAAGATTATAATGCCAACTTCCAGTATCCTTCAGGAAGTATCGACAATGAGATCGACTATTTCCTCGGCCAGGCGATGGATGCGGCGAAAGTCGTAGCCGATGCTGTTTCATTGACAGAGAACAATGGTATTTTACAACAAAGCACGGAAGATACCCCGAACCCATATTATAATATGTATGCTGATGAAAATATGGCAAGTTATGACGAGGTTCTCATGTGGCGCCAGTATGATAAAGGATTAGGGTTGACACACGGTGTCGTCCAATTTGCACAAAAAGGGAATGCAGGCCAGGGTATCACACGCGGCATGGTCAATACCTTCCTGATGGCTAACGGATTGCCGATCTATGCTACCGGTTCGGGTTACGCCGGTGACGATTATGTCTCCGATGTACGTAAAGAACGCGACGGTCGCCTATGGCTCTTCCTTAAAGAACCGGGACAGACCAACGTGCTCTATCCTTCTTCCGACGGAACACATGCCACCCCGGTTGAACCGGTTCCCGACATCACTATCGGTAATGCCGACGTGTATTATTCCACAGGGTATGCCATCCGTAAAGGCGGCAACTTCGATGCCAAGCATTGTGCGAACTTCGGTTCGTATACCGGAAGCATCACCTTCCGCGCAGCCGAGGCTTACCTGAACTATATCGAAGCCTCTTACGAAAGAACCGGGGCGATCGACGGAACTGCCGCTTCCTACTGGCGTGCCATCCGTACTCGTGCCCATCTCGATACGGATTACAACAAAAGTATCGCAACTACCAATATGAGTGAAGAGGGTAAATATAACTGGGGAGCCTATTCTGCCGGTCAGCTGATCAGTCCGACGCTTTACAACATCCGCCGCGAGCGCAACTGCGAACTGATGGCCGAAGGTTTCCGCCACATGGACCTGAAACGCTGGCGTGCTATGGATCAACTGATCTCCAATCCTTATCATATCGAAGGTTTCAAGCTTTGGGGACCGATGAAAGACTGGTATAAAGACAGCGAGGGAAACAGTATCCTGATCTATGGTGCAAACGATTCCAGATCGAACGTCTCCGCACCGGAACTGAGCCAGTATCTGCGTCCGCAGGAAGTGGCAGGTAACTCACTGATCATGCAACAGGGAGGTTTCAAATGGGCAATGGCTCATTACCTTTCACCGATCGCCATACAGAATTTCCTGAATACCTCTGCAGACGGTAGTGATGTGGCTACCTCCCCGATCTATCAGAACCCGGGATGGCCAACCACACCAAACCTCGGAGCCGAAAATCTGTAA
- a CDS encoding TonB-dependent receptor — translation MRIGIFLLLIAILQIRAEESYSQSVSLSLAFSHATIEQVLEQIEKETEFTFLFTDNTLDISKSVNIQVKNQEIGKVLNQLFKNTDVQYSIVDRQIILSKKGTPFTTQQSKRVQGTVRDEAGIPVIGANVSVKGTTIGTITDMDGHFSLDVPENSLLLISYIGYLSKEIRAEAGKALTITLSEDTQSLDEVVVVGFGTQKKVNLTGSVGIANAKDLEARPVTTATQALQGLVPGLQITQRSGDLSQTADINIRGIATIGQGSSGSPLILIDGMEGDINALNPQDIENISVLKDAAASSIYGSRAPFGVILITTKTGVSGKPVINYNNSFRWNDPVLLQDQVDSYKFALYFNEARANAGQTPFFDATWLQRIKDNRDGHPSTPTMIENPDNPGYWMDPYGSGSANHDWYNTIFGHWAFSQEHNFSLNGGNDKVTYYLSINYLDQNGLLKISDDKFGRYTATGKINVKMTDWAQMNYSSRFIREDISKPTTLDGVYEGLTRQAWPYMPAYDPNGYLYSAPTPALDLVEGGRIKKQADYLYQQAQLVLEPIKDWKTFVDVNYRIYNSTQHTDRQITYNHNVAGDPYVYNSTSYVSEDMSKENYLNFNAYTEYSKQLESGHNFKGMFGFQSELSKKKYTYLQRNGIIVPGLPETDITSGVDINGNPITPTVKGSSDHWATTGFFGRINYDYEGKYLAEVNLRYDGTSRFRSSERWNLFPSFSLGWNLARENFWEPIADHVGTFKLRGSYGELGNQNTTSLYPTYAQMQFQASNGTWLINGMRPNIAITPELIASSLTWERVKTWNIGLDFGALNNRLTGSFDYFVRNTLDMIGPAPELPITLGTNVPRTNNTDLKTYGWELSVGWNDRLQNGLGYGVRLMLSDSQTEITRYPNKTGVIASDTYRKGMKVGEIWGYTTVGIAKTQAEMDQHLASLPNGGQSALGSLWAAGDIMYADTNGDGKVDAGANTISDHGDLSIIGNSTPRYHFGIDLTADWKGIDFRAFFQGVMKRDYYQNSATFWGSHGGIWWSTCYEPHLDYFRDENSVMVQAGEAGVNLDAYFPRPSFRTNMNHNIQTRYLQNAAYIRLKNVQLGYTLPSSLTNKFYVSKLRVFVSGENLWTGTGLFKTLDPETIDAGYGGSGYPLSKTLSFGLSVTL, via the coding sequence CGACGATCGAACAGGTATTGGAACAAATCGAAAAAGAGACTGAATTTACCTTCCTGTTTACCGACAATACGCTCGACATCAGTAAATCGGTGAACATACAGGTTAAAAATCAGGAGATAGGCAAAGTTCTGAACCAATTATTCAAAAACACGGATGTACAATACAGCATTGTAGACCGTCAGATCATTTTGTCTAAAAAAGGAACTCCGTTTACCACCCAGCAAAGTAAACGGGTACAGGGAACGGTCAGAGATGAAGCCGGCATTCCCGTTATCGGTGCCAACGTTTCCGTCAAAGGAACTACGATCGGTACTATTACGGATATGGACGGGCACTTCAGCCTGGACGTTCCTGAGAACTCCCTCCTGTTGATATCATATATCGGATATCTATCCAAGGAAATCAGAGCCGAAGCCGGTAAAGCACTTACCATCACACTTTCAGAAGATACACAAAGCCTGGATGAAGTCGTGGTAGTAGGTTTCGGTACACAGAAGAAAGTAAACCTGACAGGTTCCGTCGGGATCGCCAATGCAAAAGACCTGGAAGCACGTCCGGTAACCACCGCCACACAAGCCTTACAGGGTTTGGTCCCGGGTTTGCAGATCACACAACGTTCCGGTGACCTGAGCCAGACAGCCGATATAAACATCCGTGGTATCGCCACGATCGGACAAGGTTCAAGCGGCAGTCCGCTGATCCTGATCGACGGGATGGAAGGAGATATCAATGCACTGAACCCGCAGGACATAGAAAATATCTCCGTATTGAAAGATGCGGCAGCTTCCTCCATCTATGGTTCGCGTGCACCTTTCGGCGTGATACTGATCACCACGAAAACCGGTGTCAGCGGCAAACCCGTCATCAACTATAACAACAGTTTCCGCTGGAACGACCCCGTTCTGTTGCAAGACCAGGTGGACTCCTATAAATTCGCTTTATACTTCAACGAAGCGAGAGCGAATGCCGGACAAACACCTTTTTTCGATGCTACATGGTTACAACGAATCAAAGATAACCGAGATGGACATCCATCTACACCTACCATGATTGAGAACCCTGACAATCCTGGTTATTGGATGGATCCTTATGGCTCCGGTAGTGCCAACCATGATTGGTATAACACCATCTTTGGGCATTGGGCTTTCTCGCAGGAACACAATTTCAGTTTGAACGGAGGGAATGACAAGGTTACTTATTACTTGTCTATAAACTATTTAGACCAAAACGGTCTATTAAAAATATCCGATGATAAATTCGGTCGTTATACTGCTACCGGAAAGATCAATGTCAAGATGACAGACTGGGCACAAATGAACTACAGCAGCCGTTTCATTCGTGAAGATATTTCCAAACCGACAACTCTGGACGGTGTATACGAAGGGTTAACCCGCCAGGCATGGCCTTATATGCCGGCTTACGATCCGAACGGTTACCTTTATAGTGCTCCCACTCCAGCACTAGACTTAGTGGAGGGTGGCAGGATCAAGAAACAGGCCGACTATCTGTATCAGCAGGCACAGTTAGTACTGGAACCGATCAAAGACTGGAAAACATTCGTCGACGTAAACTATCGTATCTACAACTCGACACAGCATACAGACCGCCAGATCACCTATAACCACAATGTTGCCGGCGACCCGTATGTTTATAATTCAACCAGCTATGTATCCGAAGACATGTCGAAAGAAAATTATTTAAACTTCAATGCCTATACGGAATACAGCAAGCAACTGGAATCTGGTCATAACTTCAAAGGCATGTTCGGTTTCCAGTCTGAGTTATCGAAGAAAAAATATACCTACCTGCAACGTAACGGTATCATTGTGCCGGGACTGCCGGAAACAGATATTACTTCCGGTGTCGATATCAATGGCAACCCGATCACACCGACTGTAAAAGGCTCTTCCGATCATTGGGCTACTACCGGTTTCTTCGGGCGTATCAACTATGATTATGAGGGTAAATACCTGGCAGAAGTCAACCTGCGTTATGACGGAACATCACGCTTCCGTTCATCGGAACGCTGGAACCTGTTCCCCTCCTTCTCACTGGGGTGGAACCTGGCACGTGAAAATTTCTGGGAACCGATCGCCGATCACGTAGGCACATTCAAACTCAGAGGTTCTTACGGAGAATTAGGGAACCAAAATACGACAAGCCTGTACCCGACATATGCACAGATGCAATTCCAGGCCTCGAACGGAACGTGGCTGATCAATGGAATGAGACCCAATATCGCCATCACACCGGAACTGATCGCCTCCTCCCTGACGTGGGAAAGGGTAAAAACATGGAATATAGGTCTCGACTTCGGTGCATTGAACAACCGGCTGACCGGATCGTTCGACTACTTCGTCAGAAACACACTCGATATGATCGGCCCGGCTCCGGAACTTCCGATCACGTTAGGAACAAACGTACCGCGCACCAATAACACCGACTTGAAAACCTATGGCTGGGAACTTTCTGTCGGCTGGAACGACCGCCTGCAAAATGGACTGGGTTACGGTGTACGGCTTATGCTGTCCGACTCACAGACTGAGATCACCCGCTATCCGAACAAAACCGGTGTCATTGCAAGCGATACATACCGGAAAGGAATGAAAGTCGGAGAAATATGGGGTTATACCACAGTCGGTATCGCCAAGACACAGGCCGAAATGGACCAGCATCTAGCCAGCCTGCCTAACGGCGGACAAAGTGCGCTGGGTTCGCTCTGGGCCGCCGGTGATATCATGTACGCCGATACGAACGGCGACGGTAAAGTAGATGCCGGTGCCAATACGATCAGCGACCACGGAGACCTTTCCATCATTGGAAACTCGACACCGCGCTACCATTTCGGTATCGACCTGACAGCTGATTGGAAAGGTATCGATTTCCGTGCCTTCTTCCAAGGTGTGATGAAACGCGATTACTACCAGAACAGCGCAACGTTCTGGGGAAGCCACGGCGGCATATGGTGGTCGACCTGTTACGAACCTCACCTGGACTATTTCCGTGACGAGAATTCAGTTATGGTACAAGCTGGTGAAGCCGGCGTCAACCTGGATGCTTATTTCCCGCGTCCCAGTTTCCGTACGAACATGAACCATAACATACAGACCCGTTACCTGCAAAACGCAGCTTATATCCGTCTGAAGAACGTACAGTTAGGCTATACATTGCCTTCGTCTCTCACCAACAAATTCTATGTATCCAAACTGAGAGTATTCGTCTCCGGCGAAAACCTTTGGACAGGAACCGGTTTATTCAAAACCCTCGACCCGGAAACGATCGATGCCGGTTACGGTGGTAGCGGATATCCTTTGTCCAAGACTTTATCGTTTGGTTTAAGTGTAACCTTATAA